In Setaria italica strain Yugu1 chromosome IX, Setaria_italica_v2.0, whole genome shotgun sequence, the genomic stretch tggaccgagagaatgatgagctcacattggccctcggtaatcccgagcacccaggacgttgctgaGGGTTTGGGGTCAtttcgtggaagtttgctttccgaggtgatagtgcatcgtacagaagccgcaagcgaagaaaggaacagatcgaggagagctggcggtagatgctagaatccaaagtgtaggcacaagaagaaagaatgttggaggaaatcaatcgtcgagtggcccacgcagttgcggagttggcccaatccaAACTACtctagcccttctcaacgcctcttgagaaGTTGTGCTTCTATAGGGGTCCctgatgcgcagacgcccaggttatcGGTGGAgaagcaacggttccccgtggataccatcacgcaatgcacctcatgtgagctgcatgcaccggtcgggaACCTCACTATTTCCCCTCCGCGTGCCCATCAACATCAGTCTGAGTCTAAACCGGTGCGGCCGCAGGGATTGCCCACCCGGCTTGACTTGCCCTTGCTATTAAGCTCGATCAGGAATGATCAGGATCGAGCCGTCATATTTCCCGTCTCGCTTCAAAGGTTTGCTTGCGGTGGCGGCGACTTGTCTCATAGCCGTTGCATGCTGGGATAAATTTGTTTAAATTTTATATATTGCATTTTAATTTTCTTATAGTTCATTGTACTTTGGTATCTGTTCTGAGTCATGTATCCAGTGACTTATGGAGTTCTTACTGTTATATACCATATTTAATTTGTTAGTCAATGCCGCACAAAGCTTATTATCAACAAGAGTGTTCAtcgtttttttttcaattcttTGGAGACTAGAGGAGCGAGTTTTCATGGGACGTCCTATCGGGATTGCGAAAGCCAGATAGTTACAGCGTTTAGGCCCGCTAGGAGGCCATCAAACCtagcatcttcttcttccccgcatCTTCTTGTTCCAGATGCGCCTCCCATTCCCGCTGCCGCAACCTCCACTGCCTCGGCCAGCGGCGAGCACGCTGCCGCATCATCCGCCCACCAAATGCCACCACACTCTTCGGCCCGCCCTTCCTAATACGGCGATGCTTCTCGTCCCCACCACCAAGCACCGCCCGCTGGATGTATGACCCTGCCCGACCGGCACCGCTCCTGTGCCGCCTCGCGTCTACCACCGGCCAAACCACTAGCTCCGTCAGGCGTGCCGCTACCGCAGAACTTCTCCCCTAAGATCGGCCACCATTGGAGCCCCCAGCAACTCCAAACCCTACTCCTAACCTCCGTCAGTCCCGCTACCGCCACCGGCCtcaaccaccaccagcagccgGTGGCGACGTCGCAGGCGAGCCGCTCCTGCCCACCTCCCATCCCTTCGCTCGCCTCCCACCCCTCCTAATATTAGGTATCGGAAGTCGTGATTTGTTGCACGAATTGTAGGTATCGGAAGCTacataagaaaaagaaattccGGAAGCCAGATAGGATCTCCGTGGATTCAGGCCATGCGGCCCATACTAGACGTGTTGACCCATTACCGATTTCCTTCCAGATCCAACCGGCTTGGCTCACGAGACAGGCTACCAAGCCCGTTAACTTTTACCGGACGGCGTCACTAGGTTCGTCCGAAGTTCTTCCAAACATGCTCGAAGCATCATCCTCGTCATGATCGCGGAAAACCAATATGGCTTCCGGGCTACTTAGACTTCCAAtatttgagattcgtgcggGCAAACCTCATTCGTTGGATGCTCATCCATCTCAACCCTAACCTCAGCCCACGAACCGCCGCCACCCCAGCCTCGTGCGCCGCGTGATCCCTGCTATATTGCCTCACGCTGCCCCTAGCGCTGCAGTTCCCTGATGCGCGCACCGCCCCCCGCTCGGCGTTGCAGCTCCCCGCAGCGCGTGCCGCCCCGCGCTGCCGCTTCTTGTTGCGCGGCCGTCCGCGGCCCCTGCACGCTGCTTCATGCGGCACCGACGTCCTCAGCCTCGCGTGCGCTTCCCCCTTGCTGCCGCCCATCGCAGTCATCGCACGCTACTGTTGTGTGTACACCGTCGtcgaagaagaaagagaaccaAAAactataattttaaaaattgttGATCTCTGTgtgtaaaaatgttgaatccattttttttaaaatgttgaaatagacTATGAAAACATTTGAATGTAGTATCTTTTTATAAAATGTTGATCTATGTTTaacaaaatgttgaatctactGTTTTCAAATGTTGATCTAATTTCCCAAAACTATTGAATGTGATCTATTAAAATGTTGATTTTAGGTCTCTATTTGGGTCTAATGGACTGTAAAGCAATCTTACTGTTACTAATTGGAAGTTCCTTTTAAAGCCtgcaggtgaagccacctaagatcctaggtggacactctaaaaaagagaaaaatcataaaaattctcacaaaaaagcaaaacatcttgccatcaatcggtagactcaaatcatcatagccattggatatattatattttctaaaatatacccacctataccattatgaaaatagcataaAGTAacccccctaaatctatatctaaattgcccacctctgccattatataaaataaactaaagtaacccctaatcatcatcaaattacccacttatgccattataaacaatatttaaaataaccctctaaatttgtaactaaattgcccaccactaatacttaaaaaataacttaaagtaaacccttaaatttgcatctatattacccacatgccattattaaaaataatatgaggtaACTCTACATTTGAATgtaaatcaccttaattaaaaatatacaccaatttATTATTCTAAATCCTCTATTTCTTACAATGTTGGTAtgtgatataataattaagatatATACGCACTATTTATAACGATATAGAGGTAGCGATgagaatatatatttctatgttaaaattctAGCTCAAATGTAGCAtctattaaacaaattcaagcgcatacctacgatgcaaaattaaaagttaaaaattataaatgtgAATGGAAACGCTATAGAGTAACTACTAattaaaatctatcacaattggatgaagatcataatattatatatctatataagtattgttttcgaatatttaacaaatgagagataGCTCAAGGtgatagttttgtagcaatgtgccCTCATTTTTTCATTGTAGACTCCGCATAAcctctaaatttgcaactaaattacTCACCATTAATACTTAAAAACAACTtaaataaccccttaaatttgcatctatattaccatacatgccattattaaaaataacatgaggtaaccctacatttgaattcCAATAactttaattaaaaatatacattaATATAAGATTCTaatcatctatttcttacactattggtatatgatataataatgaAGGTATATACgaatgatgtgtgtcaccatttatacaGATACAGatgaagtgatgagaatatatgtttctatgttaaaattatagctcaaacttaggatccATTAAACAATTTTAAATGCATACTTGAGATggaaagtgaaaagttaaatattataaatgttAATGGAAACGCTACAGTGTAATTACTAACTTAAATATATCATAATcaaatgaagataataagtatatatctatataattgTTGTGTTAgtatatttaacaaatgagaggtattAGCTCAAGATAATAAATTTGTAACAattttatctctttttttcattggagactccacattagttctcACGAGGTAGGATAGAAAATTAGACAAATCATAGAAATtccaaaaaaatagaaacatcaaacatcaatcatgGAAACTCTAATAACCATAGACATTGGTCTATCCTATTTTGTAAAAAGTTACCCAcacactatcattatgaaaaaaatttaaaataaactctaaacctatatctaaattaccgtgctataccattataaaaaataatttttaagaTAACcctataatcttcatccaatttactcatgcatatcattacaAAGCacaacttaaaatgtcattctaaattcAGATCTAAGTTACCCATGTATATCGTTATTAAAAGTAACctaagtaaacacctaaatcttaatataattatcttcatatgcatcatacagaaatgtccaaAATTAAACTactatatgattctaaattacctatttatgtcactgttaatatagaaatactaagttaaggtatatacgcatgataaGTTTCATCATGTAGATCATTATACATGTAtatgaggaagtgatgaaaatattgatttttatgctaaacacaatgtatggaggtgtgatagaaaataaaaaaaagtgtgaatgtggatgaaaaaatgtatagagtaattactaattaaaaattaataaCAACcggataaagataagtacacatggTATTACGTTGGagtattgaaaaaaatagagagcagtaggtaaaaaattaattattagctagaaatttaatttctttattttttaagtataataattttaaaaatattagctcgCGGGAGCACGGGTGATGGACGGGGCATACAGGAGCACCCGTCATGATCGTCCATCATCACGCTTGTACATGATTGCTCACGCTGGCCTCGCGATGTGCACTCACATGCATGCATCGCGACACACAGTCCCGTTGAACCGGCGGCTATAAGTAGCCACGCTCCAGCCTCCCTGAGATAAAGCCACACACCTGGCTCTGACCCTACTCACTGCTTGCAGAGCTCGCATCGCAATGGCGCCGAGGCTCGCGCTCCTCCTGGCCGTGACCCTCCTCTCCGCTGCTTCGACCTCGAGCGGGTGCGGATCCGCCTGCCCGTCGCCGGGGACCCCCTACCCGCAGCCGCCgtccggaggtggtggtggtggcggtggcggcggcggcggtggtggtggcggtggcggcggcaactCCAGCAGCAGCTGCCCGATCGACACGCTGAAGCTGGAGGTGTGCGCGGacgtgctgcagctgctgagGCTCAATATCGGCGTGCCGGACGACGAGCAGTGCTGCCCGCTGCTGCAGGGGCTCGccgacctcgacgccgccgtctgCCTCTGCCTCGCCGTCCGGGCCAACGTCCTTGGTATCGTGCTCGATATCCCCGTCGACCTCAC encodes the following:
- the LOC101784992 gene encoding cortical cell-delineating protein, with amino-acid sequence MAPRLALLLAVTLLSAASTSSGCGSACPSPGTPYPQPPSGGGGGGGGGGGGGGGGGGGNSSSSCPIDTLKLEVCADVLQLLRLNIGVPDDEQCCPLLQGLADLDAAVCLCLAVRANVLGIVLDIPVDLTLLLNYCHKDRVAGFICPAN